In a single window of the Nicotiana tomentosiformis chromosome 8, ASM39032v3, whole genome shotgun sequence genome:
- the LOC104112334 gene encoding urea-proton symporter DUR3, protein MKSRDQFTHMASNCPPFLFSSKYYSVSGDGDSCVRQSNFFGGKPVLNQGVGYSVILGFGAFFAVFTSFLVWLEKRYVGSRHTSEWFNTAGRNVKTGLIASVIVSQWTWAATILQSSNVAWEYGISGPFWYASGATIQVLLFGVMAIEIKRKAPYAHTVCEIVKARWGTAAHLVFLGFCFLTNIIVTAMLLLGGSAVVNALTGVNIYAASFLIPLGVIIYTLAGGLKATFLASYIHSVIVHVVLVIFVYLVYVASDELGSPSLVYRRLLEVASKSRNCQEPISHVGQSCGPVTGNFKGSYVTMLSSGGLVFGIINIVGNFGTVFVDNGYWVSAIAARPSSTHKGYLLGGLVWFAVPFSLATSLGLGALALDLPITASEASHGLVPPATAIALMGKGGSILLLTMLFMAVTSAGSSELIAVSSLCTYDIYRAYINPDASGKQILKVSRGVVLGFGCFMGILAVVLNKAGVSLGWMYLAMGVFIGSAVLPIAFMLLWQKANSFGAILGTVVGCLLGIITWLSVTKIEYGRINLDTTGRNAPMLAGNLVSILTGGAIHAVCSFLRPQNYDWQTTKQITVVEKEKSELPPEEFKEEKLNRAKAWIIKWGIGFTVAIVLLWPILTLPVGQFSKGYFTFWAVIAIVWGTVGSAVIIALPLMESWGTIQIVLNGMFTNDRVMEKLEDLNSKLNAFIIAIPEVERVYFLEKERSKRKEASESDQIVASPSH, encoded by the exons ATGAAATCAAGAGATCAGTTCACTCACATGGCTTCAAACTGTCCACCTTTTCTATTTTCATCCAAATATTATAGTGTTTCTGGAGATGGGGATAGTTGTGTGAGGCAAAGCAACTTTTTTGGAGGAAAACCTGTTCTTAATCAGGGTGTTGGCTACTCTGTCATTCTTGGTTTTGGAGCTTTTTTCGCAGTCTTCACTTCTTTCCTG GTTTGGCTGGAAAAAAGATATGTTGGTTCGCGTCATACATCAGAATGGTTCAACACAGCTGGTAGAAATGTCAAAACAGGACTTATTGCAAGTGTAATTGTGTCTCAG TGGACTTGGGCAGCTACAATCTTGCAAAGTTCTAATGTAGCCTGGGAGTATGGAATTAGTGGACCCTTTTGGTATGCAAGTGGAGCTACTATTCAG GTGCTCCTTTTTGGTGTGATGGCAATAGAGATCAAACGAAAAGCTCCTTATGCTCATACAGTCTGTGAAATCGTCAAAGCAAG ATGGGGAACTGCTGCTCATCTTGTTTTTCTGGGGTTTTGCTTCTTGACGAACATTATAGTAACAGCCATGTTGCTTCTTGGTGGATCAGCTGTCGTTAATGCACTCACTGGCGTCAATATATATGCTGCAAGTTTTCTTATCCCTCTTGGTGTTATAATTTACACCTTAGCAGGAGGGCTAAAAGCTACTTTCTTGGCTAGCTATATACATTCTGTCATAG TACACGTGGTTTTAGTCATCTTTGTGTACCTAGTATATGTTGCTAGCGATGAACTTGGCAGCCCAAGCCTCGTTTACAGACGTTTATTAGAGGTAGCAAGCAAGTCAAGAAATTGTCAAGAGCCAATATCCCATGTTGGACAATCTTGTGGTCCTGTTACTGGGAATTTCAAGGGGTCTTATGTTACTATGTTGAGTTCAGGTGGTCTTGTCTTTGGTATCATCAACATCGTGGGAAATTTTGGCACAGTTTTCGTTGACAAT GGGTACTGGGTAAGTGCCATTGCTGCAAGACCATCATCGACGCATAAGGGCTATTTGTTGGGTGGTCTTGTTTGGTTTGCTGTGCCATTCTCTTTGGCAACATCACTAGGTCTTGGAGCACTAGCTCTTGATTTACCAATAACAGCAAGTGAGGCTAGCCATGGACTAGTTCCTCCAGCTACAGCTATTGCTTTGATGGGAAAAGGGGGGTCGATTCTTCTCCTCACAATGCTCTTTAT GGCTGTCACATCAGCTGGTTCATCTGAGCTAATTGCAGTCTCTTCATTATGTACATATGACATCTATCGTGCATACATCAACCCTGATGCAAGTGGAAAACAAATTCTAAAAGTTTCAAGAGGAGTTGTATTAGGATTTGGCTGTTTCATGGGCATTTTAGCAGTAGTTTTGAACAAGGCAGGGGTTTCTCTAGGTTGGATGTATTTAGCCATGGGAGTTTTCATAGGATCAGCTGTTCTCCCAATTGCTTTCATGCTTTTATGGCAAAAAGCAAACAGTTTTGGCGCAATCCTGGGGACAGTTGTTGGCTGTTTGTTAGGGATTATCACTTGGTTATCGGTCACTAAGATCGAGTATGGAAGGATAAATCTTGATACAACTGGTAGAAATGCGCCAATGCTTGCAGGAAACCTTGTTTCTATACTTACTGGTGGAGCTATTCATGCTGTTTGTAGCTTTCTAAGGCCCCAGAACTATGATTGGCAGACTACTAAGCAGATCACTGTGGTTGAAAAGGAAAAGAGTGAATTGCCACCTGAAGAGTTCAAAGAGGAAAAGCTCAACAGAGCCAAAGCATGGATAATCAAATGGGGCATTGGTTTCACAGTTGCGATAGTACTTCTCTGGCCTATTCTTACACTTCCTGTGG GGCAATTTAGCAAGGGATACTTCACATTCTGGGCTGTAATAGCTATTGTATGGGGTACAGTAGGATCAGCAGTTATTATTGCTTTACCATTGATGGAAAGCTGGGGAACAATCCAAATTGTGCTTAATGGCATGTTTACAAATGACAGAGTTATGGAAAAATTGGAAGACTTAAACTCCAAGCTGAATGCATTTATTATAGCAATACCTGAAGTAGAGAGGGTGTATTTCCTTGAGAAAGAAAGGAGCAAGAGAAAGGAAGCATCCGAATCCGATCAGATTGTAGCTTCACCAAGTCATTGA